In Silene latifolia isolate original U9 population chromosome X, ASM4854445v1, whole genome shotgun sequence, the following proteins share a genomic window:
- the LOC141620273 gene encoding uncharacterized protein LOC141620273 — MEEAAPESYTDSPFIDEIAKVDLPKKFVIPSMRTYDGTSDPQNHVAFYKQKMLAASIPSEFRQWYINLPNGSIKSFVDLINTFNQQFASSRELEKRSSDMYRITQIPDETLRVFLARFNKEKVSLSFHRQHGTVVEAFKQGLLPNSYLYGELAKYPCHSFEDVQAKTLAYIRLEEEKSYKVGGPCNAKDYDKSNRKSTSRSNNYRSGPYTSPDQSEVNLVQEQQGMIQRMDNMGPVVGWPRKSDDLNQRKDHTKWCEFRMDIGHTTED, encoded by the exons ATGGAGGAAGCTGCCCCTGAAAGCTATACTGACTCACCTTTCATAGACGAGATAGCTAAAGTGGATCTTCCCAAAAAATTTGTGATTCCATCCATGAGGACCTATGATGGGACCTcggatccacaaaaccatgtggCCTTCTACAAGcaaaaaatgttggctgcatctattcctaGTGAGTTTAGGCAg TGGTATAtcaacctgccaaatggaagtatcaaaTCCTTTGTTGACCTGATCAACAcattcaaccagcagttcgcaagtagcagggagttggagaaacgttCCAGTGACATGTACAGGATTACCCAGATACCAGATGAGACCCTCAGAGTctttcttgcaagattcaacaaggagaaagtatccCTGTCATTCCACCGCCAGCATGGAACAGTAGTGGAAGCATTCAAGCAGGGATTACTACCCAATAGTTATCTCTATGGTGAACTGGCCAAGTATCCCTGTCATTCCTTCGAAGACGTCCAGGCAAAGACGCTTGCCTATATCAGGCTAGAGGAAGAGAAGAGTTATAAGGTTGGAGGACCCTGCAATGCAAAAGACTATGATAAGTCGAACAGAAAGAGCACCAGCAGGAGCAATAACTACAGGAGTGGCCCATATACTAGTCCTGATCAGTCAGAAGTCAACCTAGTGCAAGAACAacaag GTATGATCCAGCGAATGGATAACATGGGACCAGTGGTTGGGTGGCCTAGAAAGTCAGACGATCTAAATCAAAGGAAGGACCATACCAAGTGGTGTGAATTTCGCATGGATATAGGGCATACAACGGAGGATTGA